A genomic stretch from Lysobacter ciconiae includes:
- a CDS encoding TonB-dependent receptor has translation MEVVQPARALLAVAVLSALASLASAPAMAQEARGDAPEQRATTLSGITVTAQKREEALQDVPIVINVLDEQLLQDAGVHDIKDMQVLVPGLTVTSTQSAAQTTARIRGIGTVGDNAGLESSVGIVIDGVYRSRNSVGFGDLGEVERIEVLKGPQGTVFGKNTSAGVINVITRRPSYTQSAEGELTVGNYGLFGVSGAYNDALGENAAFRVFANKRKRDGVDNVKFGAGPRTQDDDGDQNYHTFRGQLLLEPTDNLAINFVGDFSSREENCCITVTTDRGPTAAIINALTPGGEGVIPVVDLDRRLGYANRPTTQDLKDKGAAMNIDWVSPWANGATISSITSMRDWKAINGLDFDYSAADILYRAPDEDESLTQFETFSQELRMTGSSDRVDWMVGLFYSDEDLNRNDSYRFGPAYEPYLSTLVGSQVLAGMATQLAPLGLTVNQANPALFLSQVSGKPFGTNFTGLASLDEHRQNAKSMAIFTNNTFHATDQLDVTVGLRYTHEKKDLHSIYDNPSGSVGCGATLANPAARVGGALAGRINGFSTLPPAMQGQILAGLVPAIAPTVAGYMCLPWANIAHDGRDVKQSRTEKEWSGTFKLAYKWSDDVMTYGSAARGYKAGGFNLDRVQSANGLSSGVQGITPVDDTSFPGEFVDSYELGLKTNWMEGNLLFNAALFYQKYSDFQLNSFLGTSFVVRSIPEVVSQGVEADVMWQTAMRGLTMQGGLTYAQTEYGNDLLPDPDLALLPGNTMSFAPRWSGNASVTYEWDMGADLLGRFNIGGKYMSKFNTGSDLDPQKMQDGFGLVNARLGLGRQDKRWMVEVWGQNLTNETYKQVGIDAPIQPGSWNAFLGAPRMYGMTLRVRY, from the coding sequence ATGGAAGTAGTTCAGCCAGCACGCGCATTGCTCGCCGTCGCGGTTTTGTCGGCTTTGGCCTCGCTGGCCTCTGCGCCGGCAATGGCGCAGGAAGCCCGCGGGGATGCGCCGGAGCAACGCGCCACCACGCTTTCGGGCATCACGGTTACCGCGCAGAAGCGCGAGGAAGCGCTGCAGGACGTGCCGATCGTGATCAACGTGCTCGATGAGCAGTTGCTGCAGGACGCGGGCGTGCACGACATCAAGGACATGCAGGTGCTGGTGCCGGGCCTGACCGTGACCAGCACCCAGAGTGCGGCGCAGACCACCGCGCGCATCCGCGGCATCGGCACGGTGGGCGACAACGCCGGGCTGGAGTCGTCGGTCGGCATCGTCATCGATGGCGTATACCGATCGCGCAACAGCGTCGGCTTCGGCGACCTGGGCGAGGTGGAGCGCATCGAGGTGCTGAAGGGCCCGCAGGGCACGGTGTTCGGCAAGAACACCTCCGCCGGCGTCATCAACGTCATCACCCGCCGCCCCAGCTACACCCAGAGCGCGGAGGGCGAGCTGACCGTCGGCAACTACGGCCTGTTCGGTGTATCCGGTGCCTACAACGACGCGCTGGGCGAGAACGCCGCGTTCCGGGTGTTTGCCAACAAGCGCAAGCGCGACGGCGTGGACAACGTCAAGTTCGGCGCCGGTCCACGCACGCAGGACGACGACGGCGACCAGAACTACCACACCTTCCGCGGCCAGCTGCTGCTGGAGCCGACCGACAACCTGGCGATCAATTTCGTCGGCGACTTCAGCAGCCGCGAAGAGAATTGCTGCATCACCGTGACCACCGACCGCGGCCCGACCGCGGCGATCATCAACGCGCTGACCCCGGGCGGGGAGGGCGTGATCCCGGTGGTCGACCTGGACCGGCGCCTGGGCTACGCCAACCGGCCGACCACCCAGGACCTGAAGGACAAGGGCGCGGCGATGAACATCGACTGGGTGTCGCCGTGGGCCAACGGCGCGACCATCAGCTCGATCACCTCGATGCGCGACTGGAAGGCCATCAACGGCCTGGACTTCGACTACAGCGCGGCCGACATCCTCTACCGCGCGCCGGACGAGGACGAGTCGCTGACCCAGTTCGAGACCTTCAGCCAGGAACTGCGCATGACCGGTTCCAGCGACCGGGTGGACTGGATGGTCGGCCTGTTCTATTCCGACGAGGACCTCAACCGCAACGATTCCTACCGCTTCGGTCCGGCGTATGAGCCTTACCTGTCGACCCTGGTCGGCAGCCAGGTCCTGGCCGGCATGGCCACGCAGCTGGCGCCCTTGGGATTGACGGTCAATCAGGCCAATCCGGCACTGTTCCTGTCGCAGGTCAGCGGCAAGCCCTTTGGCACCAACTTCACCGGCCTGGCATCACTGGATGAGCACCGCCAGAACGCCAAGAGCATGGCGATCTTCACCAACAACACCTTCCACGCCACCGATCAGCTGGATGTCACCGTGGGCCTGCGCTACACCCACGAGAAGAAGGACCTGCACTCGATTTACGACAACCCCAGCGGCAGTGTCGGTTGCGGGGCGACGCTGGCCAATCCGGCCGCACGCGTCGGCGGTGCCCTTGCCGGACGGATCAACGGTTTCAGCACCTTGCCGCCGGCGATGCAGGGGCAGATCCTGGCAGGCCTGGTGCCGGCGATCGCGCCAACCGTCGCCGGTTACATGTGCCTGCCGTGGGCCAACATCGCCCACGACGGCCGCGACGTGAAGCAGTCGCGCACCGAGAAGGAGTGGTCGGGCACGTTCAAGCTGGCCTACAAGTGGTCCGATGACGTGATGACCTACGGCTCGGCCGCGCGCGGCTACAAGGCCGGCGGCTTCAACCTGGACCGCGTGCAGTCGGCCAACGGGCTGTCGAGCGGCGTGCAGGGCATCACCCCGGTGGATGACACGTCCTTCCCGGGCGAGTTCGTGGACAGCTACGAGCTGGGCCTGAAGACCAACTGGATGGAAGGCAACCTGCTGTTCAACGCGGCGCTGTTCTACCAGAAGTACAGCGACTTCCAGCTCAACAGCTTCCTGGGCACCAGCTTCGTGGTGCGCTCGATCCCCGAGGTGGTGTCGCAGGGCGTCGAGGCCGACGTGATGTGGCAGACCGCGATGCGCGGGCTGACCATGCAGGGCGGCCTGACCTACGCCCAGACCGAGTACGGCAACGACCTGCTGCCCGACCCGGACCTGGCGCTGCTGCCGGGCAACACCATGAGCTTCGCCCCGCGCTGGTCGGGCAACGCCTCGGTGACGTATGAGTGGGACATGGGCGCCGACCTGCTGGGCCGCTTCAACATCGGTGGCAAGTACATGTCCAAGTTCAACACCGGCTCGGATCTGGACCCGCAGAAGATGCAGGACGGCTTCGGCCTGGTGAATGCACGCCTGGGCCTGGGCCGGCAGGACAAGCGCTGGATGGTCGAGGTGTGGGGCCAGAACCTGACCAACGAAACCTACAAGCAGGTCGGTATCGATGCGCCGATCCAGCCCGGCTCGTGGAACGCGTTCCTGGGCGCGCCGCGGATGTACGGCATGACCTTGCGCGTGCGCTACTGA
- the ileS gene encoding isoleucine--tRNA ligase, with protein sequence MRGDLPKREPLTLARWEEEGLYARIRENTASRETFVLHDGPPYANGVIHIGHAVNKVLKDMVVKSKLLSGFDAPYVPGWDCHGLPIEIAVEKKYGKVGTRLDAVEFRQKCREYAAEQIELQRTDFKRLGVIGDWDNPYRSMDFSYEAGMLRSLAKIIERGHLVRGSKPVHWCFDCGSALAEAEIEYADKVSPAVDVAYTALSAEKFATRFGAVADADVQVAVPIWTTTPWTLPASLAISVGPAIDYVLVEGPARADGGRRWLVLAETLAAAALARYGVDEVIVHGHAKGEDLESLVVQHPFYAEREIPLLLGEHVSDEDGTGNVHTAPGHGQEDFAVARQYDLIQQYTAAQINPVDARGVYLPGTPPMGDTALEGNHIWKANDIIVDALRGTDALLAATRTEHSYPHCWRHKTPVAFRATPQWFISMDKADLRADALQAIKDVAWIPEWGQARIAGMVEGRPDWCISRQRTWGVPIALFIHRISGEPHPRSVELMYQVAALVEAEGIDVWYSLDPASLLGDEAGDYEKVTDILDVWFDSGVTHECVLAQRPEDGLRKPADLYLEGSDQHRGWFQSSLLTGVAMDGAAPYRQVLTHGFAVDAAGRKMSKSLGNVVAPQKVIDAMGADVLRLWITSADYRNEMSVSDEILKRSGDGYRRIRNTARFLLGNLHGFDPATQLMPVDEMVELDRWIVHRAYGLQQRIVDAYAAYDFPEIVQILANFCSVDLGSLYLDVTKDRLYTMQENSPGRRSAQAAMYRIAEAFVRWIAPILSFTAEEMWNHLPAVTANGSREGNVLFATWYDGLAPLPDDAPLSADDFKRLLALREQMSKVLEPMRAEGKIGAALDAEIALRCGVADQNWLSPFVDELRFLFISGDVYMSSNDAASEIEVIAIPSTKPKCGRCWHHREDVGTHAAHPTLCGRCVDNVDGNGEHRKWF encoded by the coding sequence ATGCGCGGCGACCTGCCCAAGCGCGAGCCGCTCACGCTCGCCCGCTGGGAGGAAGAAGGCCTGTACGCCCGCATCCGCGAGAACACCGCATCGCGCGAGACCTTCGTCCTGCACGACGGTCCCCCGTATGCGAACGGCGTGATCCACATCGGCCACGCGGTCAACAAGGTGCTCAAGGACATGGTGGTCAAGTCCAAGCTGTTGTCGGGCTTCGATGCGCCCTACGTGCCGGGCTGGGATTGCCACGGCCTGCCGATCGAGATCGCGGTGGAGAAGAAGTACGGCAAGGTCGGCACCAGGCTGGACGCGGTCGAGTTCCGCCAGAAGTGCCGCGAGTACGCGGCCGAGCAGATCGAACTGCAGCGGACGGATTTCAAGCGCCTGGGCGTGATCGGCGACTGGGACAACCCGTACCGCTCGATGGATTTCAGCTACGAGGCGGGCATGCTGCGCTCGCTGGCGAAGATCATCGAACGCGGCCACCTGGTGCGCGGCTCCAAGCCGGTGCACTGGTGCTTTGACTGCGGCTCGGCGCTGGCCGAGGCGGAAATCGAGTACGCCGACAAGGTCTCCCCGGCGGTCGATGTCGCCTACACGGCGCTGTCGGCGGAAAAGTTCGCGACCCGCTTCGGCGCGGTCGCCGATGCCGACGTGCAGGTGGCGGTGCCGATCTGGACCACCACGCCGTGGACGCTGCCGGCGAGCCTGGCGATCAGCGTCGGCCCGGCGATCGATTACGTGCTGGTCGAAGGCCCGGCGCGTGCCGACGGTGGCCGTCGCTGGCTGGTCCTGGCCGAGACGCTGGCGGCGGCTGCCCTGGCCCGCTACGGCGTCGACGAGGTCATCGTGCACGGCCACGCCAAGGGCGAGGATCTGGAATCGCTGGTCGTCCAGCACCCGTTCTACGCCGAGCGCGAGATCCCGCTGCTGCTGGGTGAGCACGTCTCCGACGAGGACGGCACCGGCAACGTGCACACCGCGCCCGGCCACGGCCAGGAAGACTTCGCGGTCGCGCGCCAGTACGACCTGATCCAGCAGTACACCGCCGCCCAGATCAACCCGGTCGACGCCCGCGGCGTCTACCTGCCCGGCACCCCGCCGATGGGCGACACCGCGTTGGAAGGCAACCACATCTGGAAGGCCAACGACATCATCGTCGATGCCCTGCGCGGCACCGACGCGCTGCTGGCCGCCACCCGCACCGAGCACAGCTACCCGCACTGCTGGCGGCACAAGACGCCGGTCGCGTTCCGGGCCACGCCGCAGTGGTTCATCTCGATGGACAAGGCCGACCTGCGCGCCGACGCGCTGCAGGCGATCAAGGACGTCGCCTGGATCCCGGAGTGGGGCCAGGCGCGCATCGCCGGCATGGTCGAGGGCCGCCCGGACTGGTGCATCAGCCGCCAGCGCACCTGGGGCGTGCCGATCGCACTGTTCATCCACCGCATCAGCGGCGAGCCGCACCCGCGCTCGGTCGAGCTGATGTACCAGGTCGCCGCGCTGGTGGAGGCAGAGGGCATCGACGTCTGGTACTCGCTGGACCCGGCCAGCCTGCTCGGTGATGAGGCGGGCGATTACGAAAAGGTCACCGACATCCTCGATGTCTGGTTCGATTCCGGCGTCACCCACGAGTGCGTGCTCGCGCAGCGTCCCGAAGACGGGCTGCGCAAGCCCGCCGACCTGTACCTGGAAGGCTCCGACCAACACCGCGGCTGGTTCCAGTCCTCGCTGCTGACCGGCGTGGCGATGGACGGCGCCGCCCCCTACCGGCAGGTGCTGACCCATGGCTTCGCGGTGGACGCGGCCGGCCGCAAGATGTCCAAGTCGCTGGGCAACGTGGTCGCCCCGCAGAAGGTCATCGACGCGATGGGCGCCGACGTGCTGCGGCTGTGGATCACCTCGGCCGACTACCGCAACGAGATGTCGGTCTCCGACGAGATCCTCAAGCGCAGCGGCGACGGCTACCGCCGCATCCGCAACACCGCGCGCTTCCTGCTGGGCAACCTGCACGGCTTCGATCCGGCCACGCAACTGATGCCGGTCGACGAGATGGTCGAGCTGGACCGCTGGATCGTACACCGCGCATACGGCCTGCAGCAGCGGATCGTGGACGCCTACGCGGCCTACGATTTCCCCGAGATCGTGCAGATCCTCGCCAATTTCTGCAGCGTCGACCTGGGCTCGCTGTACCTGGATGTCACCAAGGACCGCCTGTACACGATGCAGGAGAACTCGCCGGGCCGGCGTTCGGCGCAGGCGGCGATGTACCGGATCGCCGAGGCGTTCGTGCGCTGGATCGCGCCGATCCTCAGCTTCACCGCCGAGGAGATGTGGAACCACCTGCCGGCCGTGACCGCAAACGGATCGCGCGAGGGCAATGTGTTGTTCGCCACCTGGTACGACGGTCTGGCCCCGTTGCCGGACGACGCGCCGCTGTCGGCCGACGACTTCAAACGCCTGCTCGCCCTGCGCGAGCAGATGAGCAAGGTGCTGGAGCCGATGCGCGCCGAGGGGAAGATCGGCGCCGCGCTGGATGCCGAGATCGCCCTGCGCTGCGGCGTCGCCGACCAGAATTGGCTGTCGCCGTTCGTCGATGAGCTGCGCTTCCTGTTCATCAGCGGCGACGTTTACATGTCCTCCAACGATGCGGCGTCGGAGATCGAGGTGATCGCCATACCCAGCACCAAACCCAAGTGCGGGCGATGCTGGCATCACCGCGAGGACGTCGGCACGCACGCCGCGCATCCGACCCTGTGTGGCCGCTGCGTGGACAACGTGGACGGCAACGGCGAACACCGGAAGTGGTTCTGA
- a CDS encoding bifunctional riboflavin kinase/FAD synthetase encodes MSKLFRDIEGGTRCPRGSVVCIGAFDGLHRGHRALVGHAVERAQALKLPAVALSFEPLPRELFARGAPPPRLLSPRAKAEGLCGLGIDQVGLLRFRKRMASMSAEDFVNEVLVRLLQAREVWVGPGFQFGRNRGGDLALLQRMGAQASPGFTAGAIEPVTLDRERVSSTRIREALQAGDFATAARMLGRPYAISGRVVRGAQLGRTLGYPTANIRFGGKTPALSGIYATWVHGVGDEPIASVSSLGTRPTVNGTEPLLEAHLFDFHGDLYGRRITVEFVARLRDEETFDDLPALTAQMHRDAEQARAILTPTPRATA; translated from the coding sequence ATGAGCAAGCTGTTCAGGGATATCGAAGGCGGGACCCGGTGCCCACGCGGGAGCGTGGTCTGCATCGGCGCGTTTGATGGCCTGCACCGCGGCCATCGGGCGCTGGTCGGCCATGCGGTGGAGCGTGCGCAGGCGCTGAAGTTGCCCGCCGTCGCCCTCAGTTTCGAGCCGTTGCCGCGCGAGTTGTTTGCCCGTGGCGCGCCGCCGCCGCGACTGCTCTCGCCGCGGGCCAAGGCGGAAGGGCTGTGCGGGCTGGGCATCGATCAGGTCGGGCTGCTGCGCTTCAGGAAGCGCATGGCCTCGATGAGCGCGGAGGATTTCGTCAACGAGGTGCTGGTGCGACTGTTGCAGGCGCGCGAGGTGTGGGTCGGGCCGGGCTTCCAGTTCGGCAGGAACCGTGGCGGCGACCTGGCGCTGCTGCAGCGCATGGGCGCGCAGGCCAGCCCGGGCTTCACCGCGGGCGCGATCGAGCCGGTGACGCTCGATCGCGAGCGCGTGTCGAGCACGCGCATCCGCGAGGCATTGCAGGCCGGCGACTTCGCCACCGCGGCGCGGATGCTGGGCCGCCCGTACGCCATCAGTGGCCGCGTCGTGCGCGGCGCGCAACTGGGCCGCACGCTGGGCTATCCCACCGCCAACATCCGTTTTGGCGGCAAGACGCCGGCACTGTCGGGCATCTATGCCACCTGGGTGCACGGGGTGGGGGACGAGCCCATCGCCTCGGTGTCCAGCCTTGGCACCCGGCCGACGGTGAACGGCACGGAGCCGCTGCTGGAAGCCCACCTGTTCGACTTCCACGGTGACCTGTACGGTCGCCGGATCACGGTGGAGTTCGTCGCCAGGCTGCGCGACGAGGAAACCTTTGACGATCTGCCGGCCCTGACCGCGCAGATGCACCGCGACGCCGAGCAGGCGCGCGCCATCCTGACCCCTACACCGCGAGCCACTGCGTGA
- a CDS encoding diguanylate cyclase — protein sequence MNTSSTRSSTATTVQDTQVADAWHALLDDVAQEQVALLRELAHSAPPSLAEHFYAGMLDDPRASRFLSSEQVQSRLKPSMLRWITNLLTSGPDDVDAQIAEQRLIGDVHARIGIPVDLVIRGTRMLKHQLYRHIINVAPPELASATIALVSDLFDLALEMMSHAYSVARERSTRLDASYRMFSLIQNIGTERERQRALLLDWENALLYRYASAPVDVGTAPQLAQSEFGLWFSHKGLPSFGDTAETRQVSALIASIDDLVSSPGENPSTSLPSIRAQLAQTRALIGMLFDNIGALEAGRDALTSLLNRRFLPTVLRREVALASESSGGFSVLLLDLDHFKAINDAHGHDGGDRALQHVAANLAQHTRSSDYLFRFGGEEFVMVLGSVSADQAVAIADELRERIAASPVTMSDGSKVPVTASIGVAVHDGHPDYERVLARADAAMYQAKRNGRNRVELATAAMVEPPGSRLLSAR from the coding sequence ATGAACACATCCTCGACCCGCAGCTCCACCGCGACCACGGTGCAGGACACCCAGGTCGCAGACGCCTGGCATGCATTGCTCGACGACGTGGCGCAGGAACAGGTGGCGCTGCTGCGCGAACTGGCGCATTCCGCGCCGCCGTCGCTGGCCGAGCACTTCTATGCCGGGATGCTGGATGACCCGCGCGCCAGCCGCTTCCTGTCGTCCGAGCAGGTGCAGAGCCGGCTCAAACCCTCGATGCTGCGCTGGATAACCAACCTGCTGACCTCCGGCCCTGACGACGTGGACGCGCAGATCGCCGAGCAGCGCCTGATCGGCGACGTGCACGCACGGATTGGCATCCCGGTGGACCTGGTGATCCGCGGCACGCGCATGCTCAAGCACCAGCTGTACCGGCACATCATCAATGTCGCGCCGCCGGAGTTGGCCAGCGCCACCATCGCGCTGGTCAGCGACCTGTTCGACCTGGCGCTGGAGATGATGAGCCACGCCTACTCCGTTGCCCGCGAGCGCTCGACCCGGCTGGACGCGTCGTACCGGATGTTCTCGCTGATCCAGAACATCGGCACCGAGCGCGAGCGCCAGCGCGCCCTGCTTCTGGACTGGGAGAACGCCCTGCTCTACCGGTACGCCAGCGCCCCGGTCGACGTTGGCACAGCGCCGCAGCTCGCCCAGTCCGAGTTCGGCCTGTGGTTCAGCCACAAGGGCCTGCCCAGTTTCGGCGACACTGCGGAGACGCGGCAGGTGTCGGCGCTGATCGCCTCCATCGATGATCTGGTCAGCAGTCCCGGGGAAAATCCGTCGACGTCGCTGCCGTCCATCCGCGCGCAGCTGGCCCAGACCCGCGCGCTGATCGGCATGCTGTTCGACAACATCGGCGCGTTGGAGGCCGGTCGCGACGCGCTCACCAGCCTGCTCAACCGGCGGTTCCTTCCGACCGTATTGCGGCGCGAGGTGGCGCTGGCCAGTGAGTCCTCCGGCGGGTTCTCGGTGCTGCTGCTGGACCTGGACCACTTCAAGGCGATCAACGACGCACACGGCCACGACGGCGGCGACCGGGCCCTGCAGCACGTGGCCGCCAACCTCGCCCAGCACACGCGCAGCAGCGACTACCTGTTCCGCTTCGGCGGCGAGGAGTTCGTGATGGTGCTCGGCTCGGTGAGCGCGGATCAGGCGGTGGCGATCGCCGACGAGCTGCGCGAGCGCATCGCCGCCTCACCGGTGACGATGAGCGACGGCAGCAAGGTCCCGGTCACCGCCAGCATCGGCGTGGCCGTGCACGACGGCCATCCGGACTACGAACGCGTCCTGGCACGCGCCGACGCGGCGATGTACCAGGCCAAGCGCAACGGCCGCAACCGGGTTGAGCTGGCAACAGCCGCGATGGTCGAGCCGCCGGGCAGCAGGCTGCTCTCGGCGCGCTGA
- the lspA gene encoding signal peptidase II, producing the protein MAAVDATPGVRPNALVWLALSAVVIVLDQVSKAWVLASLPEYTAVPVIEGFWNWYRTYNTGAAFSFLSDAGGWQKYFFVVLAAGISGLLGYWLWRTPRGDWKTALPYALVIGGAIGNVVDRLIHGHVVDFIQWHWQDWYWPAFNIADAAIVGGAIGIALFGLLSGRKA; encoded by the coding sequence ATGGCGGCCGTTGACGCAACGCCGGGCGTAAGGCCCAACGCGCTGGTCTGGCTGGCGCTGTCGGCCGTGGTGATCGTGCTCGACCAGGTCAGCAAGGCCTGGGTGCTCGCCTCGCTGCCCGAATACACCGCCGTGCCGGTGATCGAGGGGTTCTGGAACTGGTACCGCACCTACAACACCGGCGCGGCGTTCAGCTTCCTCAGCGATGCCGGCGGCTGGCAGAAGTACTTCTTCGTCGTGCTCGCCGCGGGCATCAGCGGCCTGCTCGGCTACTGGCTGTGGCGCACCCCGCGCGGCGACTGGAAGACCGCGCTGCCGTACGCGCTCGTCATCGGCGGGGCGATCGGCAACGTCGTCGACCGACTGATCCACGGGCACGTGGTCGACTTCATCCAGTGGCATTGGCAGGACTGGTACTGGCCGGCCTTCAACATCGCGGACGCCGCAATCGTCGGCGGCGCCATCGGTATCGCGCTGTTTGGCCTGCTGTCCGGACGAAAGGCGTAA
- a CDS encoding nucleotide sugar dehydrogenase, translating to MQHRFALDTANIAIVGLGYVGLPLAVEFGKQYGTVGFDTHAGRVEALAAGHDSTLEVEPELLASATRLRFTTRLEDVASCNVYIVTVPTPIDAAKRPDLTPLIAASEAIGSVLRDGDTVIYESTVYPGCTEEVCVPILERLSGLRFASESGVGALPPAGTGVFFAGYSPERINPGDKAHRVTNILKVTSGSTPEAADFIDALYASVITAGTHKASCIKVAEAAKVIENTQRDLNIALVNDLAILFNKLGIDTLEVLEAAGTKWNFLPFRPGLVGGHCISVDPYYLTHKAQEVGHHPDVILAGRRTNDGMGAYVASEVIRLLVHKGINPVRARILILGLAFKENCPDLRNTRVVDIVAGLKGYNAQVDICDPWVDAAHALEEYGLVMVAPKHGVYDAMIVAVGHDEFRELGADGVRAFGKPDSVIYDVKYVLPREAVDGRL from the coding sequence ATGCAGCATCGCTTCGCGCTGGACACGGCGAACATCGCCATCGTGGGTCTGGGGTATGTCGGCCTGCCGCTGGCGGTGGAATTCGGCAAGCAGTACGGCACGGTCGGATTCGACACGCATGCCGGACGGGTGGAAGCCCTGGCTGCCGGCCACGACAGCACGCTGGAAGTGGAACCCGAGTTGCTGGCATCGGCCACCCGGTTGCGCTTCACCACGAGGCTGGAAGACGTCGCCTCCTGCAATGTCTACATCGTCACCGTGCCTACGCCCATTGACGCCGCAAAGCGGCCCGACCTGACGCCACTGATCGCGGCCAGCGAAGCGATTGGCAGCGTCCTGCGCGACGGCGATACCGTGATCTACGAGTCGACCGTTTACCCCGGTTGCACCGAAGAAGTCTGCGTGCCGATCCTGGAACGCTTGTCGGGCTTGCGATTCGCCAGCGAATCCGGCGTTGGCGCTTTGCCTCCGGCTGGCACAGGGGTGTTCTTCGCGGGCTACTCACCCGAGCGCATCAACCCCGGCGACAAGGCGCATCGGGTGACCAACATCCTCAAGGTCACATCGGGATCCACGCCCGAAGCGGCGGACTTCATCGACGCGCTGTACGCGAGCGTCATCACCGCGGGTACCCACAAGGCCAGCTGCATCAAGGTGGCCGAGGCCGCCAAAGTGATCGAGAACACCCAGCGCGACCTCAACATCGCGCTGGTCAATGATCTTGCGATCCTGTTCAACAAGCTCGGCATCGACACGCTTGAAGTTCTGGAAGCGGCGGGGACGAAGTGGAACTTCCTGCCGTTCCGGCCCGGGCTCGTGGGCGGCCACTGCATCAGTGTCGATCCGTACTACCTGACCCACAAAGCCCAGGAAGTCGGCCACCACCCCGACGTCATCCTCGCCGGACGCCGCACCAACGACGGCATGGGCGCGTATGTGGCCAGCGAAGTGATCCGCCTGCTGGTCCACAAGGGCATCAATCCGGTTCGCGCGCGCATCCTGATCCTCGGACTGGCGTTCAAGGAGAACTGCCCGGACCTGCGCAACACGCGCGTGGTGGACATCGTTGCCGGCCTCAAGGGGTACAACGCCCAGGTCGACATCTGCGACCCATGGGTCGACGCCGCGCACGCACTGGAAGAATACGGTTTGGTGATGGTCGCCCCGAAGCACGGCGTCTACGACGCGATGATCGTGGCGGTAGGCCATGACGAGTTCCGCGAGTTGGGAGCGGACGGGGTCCGCGCATTTGGCAAGCCCGACTCGGTCATCTACGACGTGAAGTACGTGCTGCCGCGGGAGGCGGTGGACGGTCGGCTGTAG
- the ispH gene encoding 4-hydroxy-3-methylbut-2-enyl diphosphate reductase, translated as MDLILANPRGFCAGVDRAIEIVNRSLELFGAPIYVRHEVVHNKFVVDDLKQRGAVFVEELDEVPDGATVIFSAHGVSRAVRAEADRRGLKVFDATCPLVTKVHLEVSRECRAGRDMVLIGHAGHPEVEGTMGQWKASDTSGRIYLVENLEDVATLQIEQPDHVSYTTQTTLSVDDTRAIINALRERYPLIQGPKKDDICYATQNRQDAVRDLTRECDLVLVVGSVNSSNSNRLRELADREGVEAYLIDGAEEINPDWLVGRRKIGITAGASAPEVLVRGVIDRLRELGAGNLMDLKGEPENMVFALPKELRPLKA; from the coding sequence ATGGACCTGATTCTTGCCAACCCCCGGGGTTTCTGCGCCGGCGTCGATCGCGCCATCGAGATCGTCAACCGCTCGCTGGAACTGTTCGGCGCGCCGATCTACGTGCGCCACGAAGTCGTGCACAACAAGTTCGTCGTCGACGACCTCAAGCAGCGCGGCGCGGTGTTCGTCGAAGAGCTCGACGAAGTGCCCGACGGCGCGACGGTGATCTTCAGCGCCCACGGCGTCTCGCGTGCGGTGCGCGCCGAGGCCGACCGTCGCGGGCTGAAGGTGTTCGACGCGACCTGCCCGCTGGTGACCAAGGTGCACCTGGAAGTCAGCCGCGAGTGCCGAGCCGGCCGCGACATGGTGCTGATCGGCCACGCCGGGCATCCGGAAGTGGAGGGCACCATGGGGCAGTGGAAGGCCAGCGACACCAGCGGCCGGATCTACCTGGTCGAGAACCTGGAGGACGTGGCCACCCTGCAGATCGAGCAGCCCGACCACGTCTCCTACACCACCCAGACGACGCTGTCGGTGGACGACACCCGGGCGATTATCAACGCCCTGCGCGAGCGCTATCCGCTGATCCAGGGGCCGAAGAAGGACGACATCTGCTACGCCACCCAGAACCGTCAGGACGCCGTGCGCGACCTGACCCGCGAATGCGACCTGGTGCTGGTGGTGGGCTCGGTGAACAGCTCCAACTCCAACCGCCTGCGCGAACTGGCCGACCGCGAGGGCGTGGAGGCCTACCTGATCGACGGCGCCGAAGAGATCAACCCCGACTGGCTGGTCGGACGCCGCAAGATCGGCATCACCGCGGGCGCCTCCGCGCCGGAGGTGCTGGTGCGGGGGGTGATCGACCGCCTGCGCGAATTGGGCGCCGGCAACCTGATGGACCTCAAGGGCGAGCCGGAAAACATGGTGTTCGCGCTGCCCAAGGAGCTGCGGCCGCTGAAGGCGTAA